The Pelodiscus sinensis isolate JC-2024 chromosome 30, ASM4963464v1, whole genome shotgun sequence genome has a window encoding:
- the LOC142821193 gene encoding uncharacterized protein LOC142821193 isoform X1 has product MKPPVLHLKEPSALCLNRPPQFDSRHIQAFTNDVGRGRREVLEAKFRLLGKRLKPRTSMVAFSEMLPVLRAGPGRQAELQRLNAWMRGWCREEGFGFFRNWEPRNHLLQDTPKKTNNRTPLVITYSPQLKPVQHIINKLQPILEQDTKLQKALGDRPIVSYRQPPNLKMILTNNHRTYHTNTNPGTFPCNKPRCQLCPHIHSADTIIGPNQVSYKIKNTYSCASRNIIYAIMCRKCPSAMYIGQTSQTLRQRINAQKTDIRQDHKEKTVSCHFNQKGHSLNDLTTCILLQRPFTSALERESSELSFMLKFDTLREGINTHSNYLTHYQDSFPSYHL; this is encoded by the coding sequence ATGAAGCCTCCAGTACTTCACCTGAAGGAACCTTCAGCCCTTTGCCTCAACAGACCTCCACAGTTTGACTCAAGGCACATCCAGGCCTTCACCAATGACGTAGGGAGGGGTAGGAGAgaagtcctggaggccaaatttaggctgctaggaaagagactgaaacccaggacctctatggtggcattctcggaaatgcttccagttctacgcgcagggccaggtaggcaggcagagcttcagcgtctcaatgcgtggatgaggggatggtgtagggaagagggttTTGGATTTTTCAGGAACTGGgaacctagaaaccatctacttcaagacacacccaagaaaaccaacaatagaacaccacttgtcatcacctacagcccccaacttaaacctgtccaacacattatcaataaactgcagcctatactggaacaggataccaaactccaaaaggctctgggagacagacccatagtctcctatagacaaccacctaacctcaagatgattcttaccaacaaccacaggacataccacactaataccaaccctggtaccttcccttgcaacaaaccccgttgccagctttgtccacatattcattctgctgataccattattggacctaaccaagtgagttataagatcaagaacacatattcctgcgcatccagaaatataatctatgctatcatgtgccgaaagtgtccgtctgctatgtacattggacaaacatctcagacacttcgccaaaggatcaatgcccaaaaaacagatatcagacaggatcacaaagaaaaaacagtttcttgccattttaaccagaaaggacactctctcaatgacttaaccacctgcattctgctacaaagaccttttacatctgcacttgaaagggaatcctctgaactgtcattcatgttaaaattcgacactctccgggaaggaataaACACACactcgaactatcttacccattaccaagatagcttccccagttatcacctctaa